The genomic DNA TTACTAACATTTCTCCCTGTACCATTAACTCTACCGTATGCCGTAAAGTGGCGATCGCCGGACGTTGAGTATCTACAGGAAAACCACCCATGCGTTTGACAAACCAGCCTTGTAGACCTTTACACTCGCTACTTGTCACCATAAAGCGCATATCTCGACCAGTAACACAGCGACCAGCAGCATAAGGTAAAAGCAAAGAATCCCAACGAGAACGATGGGTCGGTGCAAGTAAAATAGGTCCACTTTTGGGAATATTTTCTTGACCAGTAATATTAATTTTCCCAAAAAATGTAGGTAAAACTATCTTACGTCCCAAGTAATAAACTAAAGGACTTAACCAAGAGGAAACTTTTGATCTACTAGAAACAACCTTAGTATTTACAGAAGTATTTACATAGGTAGTATTTACACAAGTATTGGTGAATTGAGATTGAGATTTGGTAGAAGCAGTGTAAGTTTCCATCATGACAGTGGCTAAGAATTAACGGAT from Okeanomitos corallinicola TIOX110 includes the following:
- a CDS encoding 1-acyl-sn-glycerol-3-phosphate acyltransferase, giving the protein MMETYTASTKSQSQFTNTCVNTTYVNTSVNTKVVSSRSKVSSWLSPLVYYLGRKIVLPTFFGKINITGQENIPKSGPILLAPTHRSRWDSLLLPYAAGRCVTGRDMRFMVTSSECKGLQGWFVKRMGGFPVDTQRPAIATLRHTVELMVQGEMLVIYPEGGIYRDGKIHPLKSGVTRLALTSESIHPGLEIKIIPVGINYSQPYPNWGTDVNLHIGEPIKVRDHINGSLKKDAKNLTAYLTNKLQELSHKKSEINAHDLRKITNNSQISS